In Asterias rubens chromosome 15, eAstRub1.3, whole genome shotgun sequence, a genomic segment contains:
- the LOC117300356 gene encoding uncharacterized protein LOC117300356: protein MDKNRVRPSRTSRPPQYLQEFVKDSLSDSHAGSESTSSHHSSKRSHQSSKAESIHSSQHSPYQSHRSSPESSNKSRHSSNQSQHLSSEYNQQNWYSSRRSFSSNHSDYSRTSHVSALSDVSSAKLQALRKKIEYEELQRQLEENEAADKELQLIDDQARKARLQAEEIEWNALRDRENLTKKLSRQRRLRIAQQRMVEAKAISSLVDDTSKPLEGSHAIDTQANAPTPAPETTSHISPKPDLPRSAEDSPPLPSSPIAVPSPSEPPAPTVMDLLVTLSHGLPNPTLPKFSDGREKDFALLKMALENLLDVHPHLTEHYKFQVMIDRLGGQAQKLARAFMYSKKPYTDALSALKDKYGQPRQLLQSEIRAIMLTPPIKYGDTNALCEFSLDVLSLVGMLTALEGEDGVELKCGSHVDRLLSKLAPSFRNSFMEHCINKRIIQPNSSHTYTLAQFSQWLQVKSQSQSFAHRAVSGNESVNPTANKRQSHQQPQKETPPAVFLSESSPQAESKNKPMPLCPFCDSRAHFLGGCPEFKKLDTDQIVSWIQEKGRCWKCGRAHKPDECTLQKPCHSCKEVHLTVLHDAAQKATSHVYRIQTSNQEVFMDKPTRPHNIMLKVVQILLHGPAGTLDTYAILDDGSERTMLLQQAADKLQLEGKPETMLLRTIHDDIVECHGQSSSIQLSPKHQPDVKFTISRAFSASNICLSEYNYPLETLQQKYSHLRNLLLPTIKNASPMILIGSDVPELIVPIQPAIFGPRGAPVAINSKLGWTIQGPIKIGSKLPEHNVFKTSSFSPTIVFPDKRPFPSSTICQFKACYLSKAGSTSC from the coding sequence ATGGATAAAAATCGAGTCCGCCCATCCAGAACATCTCGACCCCCTCAATACCTGCAGGAGTTCGTGAAGGACAGCCTTTCCGACAGCCATGCTGGAAGTGAATCTACATCTAGTCATCATTCCTCCAAACGAAGTCATCAAAGTTCCAAAGCAGAGTCAATCCACTCAAGCCAGCATTCCCCTTACCAAAGTCATCGTTCCAGCCCAGAATCTAGCAACAAAAGTCGACACTCCTCTAATCAAAGCCAACATCTCAGCTCCGAATACAACCAACAAAACTGGTATTCTTCAAGACGAAGTTTTAGCTCAAATCATTCCGACTATTCCAGAACCTCACATGTATCAGCCCTGAGTGATGTCAGTTCCGCCAAACTTCAAGCTCTCCGTAAGAAGATTGAGTATGAGGAGTTGCAACGTCAGTTGGAGGAAAATGAGGCTGCTGATAAAGAACTGCAGTTAATAGATGACCAAGCTCGGAAGGCCCGTCTCCAGGCTGAAGAAATAGAATGGAATGCCTTGAGAGACCGCGAAAACCTGACAAAGAAATTGTCCCGCCAAAGAAGATTGAGGATTGCTCAGCAAAGGATGGTGGAAGCAAAAGCCATCAGTTCCCTTGTAGATGATACTTCTAAACCACTGGAAGGAAGTCACGCAATTGACACCCAAGCCAATGCACCCACACCGGCTCCTGAGACAACCAGTCACATCTCACCTAAGCCAGATCTTCCTCGTTCGGCAGAAGACTCTCCCCCCTTACCATCTTCACCAATCGCCGTACCCTCTCCATCTGAACCACCAGCACCCACAGTCATGGATCTCCTTGTAACCTTATCACATGGTCTTCCTAACCCGACTCTGCCTAAGTTCTCCGATGGAAGGGAAAAAGATTTTGCCCTATTGAAGATGGCTTTGGAGAATCTTCTGGACGTACATCCACATCTTACTGAACACTACAAGTTCCAGGTGATGATTGACCGACTGGGTGGCCAAGCTCAGAAACTGGCCAGGGCATTCATGTACTCCAAGAAACCATACACCGATGCCCTGTCTGCACTGAAAGACAAATATGGACAGCCCCGACAACTGTTGCAAAGTGAAATCAGAGCCATTATGTTGACCCCTCCAATAAAGTATGGTGACACAAATGCACTTTGTGAATTCTCCCTTGATGTACTTTCCTTGGTGGGGATGCTTACAGCCCTAGAGGGTGAGGATGGAGTGGAGTTGAAATGCGGGTCACACGTAGATCGCCTACTTAGCAAGCTGGCTCCAAGCTTCAGAAATAGCTTTATGGAACACTGTATCAACAAACGCATTATTCAACCAAACTCCAGTCATACCTACACACTGGCCCAGTTCTCCCAATGGCTACAGGTCAAGTCCCAATCCCAGAGTTTTGCACACCGAGCAGTGTCAGGCAACGAGTCAGTGAACCCCACAGCCAATAAACGACAGAGCCATCAGCAGCCACAGAAGGAAACTCCACCTGCTGTATTCCTGTCAGAGTCCAGTCCCCAGGCTGAATCCAAGAATAAACCCATGCCATTATGTCCCTTCTGTGATAGCAGAGCGCACTTTCTTGGAGGATGCCCCGAGTTTAAGAAGCTAGATACTGATCAAATCGTCAGTTGGATCCAGGAGAAAGGACGCTGCTGGAAATGCGGCCGAGCCCATAAACCTGATGAGTGTACCCTGCAGAAACCCTGCCACTCATGTAAAGAGGTTCACCTTACCGTACTACACGATGCCGCCCAGAAGGCTACCAGTCATGTCTACCGAATACAAACCTCCAACCAGGAAGTCTTCATGGACAAACCTACTCGTCCGCACAACATCATGTTAAAAGTGGTACAAATTCTCCTTCATGGTCCAGCGGGTACTCTCGATACTTATGCAATCCTTGATGATGGTTCTGAGCGAACCATGCTACTTCAGCAAGCAGCAGATAAGCTACAGCTTGAAGGAAAACCAGAGACCATGCTCCTACGGACCATCCATGATGACATTGTCGAATGCCATGGTCAATCTTCGTCCATTCAGCTGTCCCCCAAACATCAGCCTGATGTGAAGTTCACCATCTCCCGAGCCTTCTCTGCTAGTAACATTTGCTTATCAGAGTATAACTATCCGCTGGAAACCTTACAGCAAAAGTATAGTCACCTTCGCAATCTTCTTCTACCAACGATCAAGAATGCATCTCCAATGATACTCATTGGCTCCGACGTCCCAGAACTCATTGTCCCAATACAACCCGCAATATTTGGTCCTCGTGGAGCTCCAGTAGCAATCAACAGTAAGCTGGGTTGGACCATCCAAGGACCAATCAAGATTGGGAGCAAGCTTCCAGAGCACAACGTCTTCAAAACTTCATCGTTTTCCCCAACCATCGTTTTCCCCGACAAACGACCTTTCCCAAGTTCTACCATCTGTCAATTCAAAGCATGTTACCTGTCCAAAGCTGGATCAACAAGCTGTTGA